From Demequina lutea, a single genomic window includes:
- a CDS encoding glycosyltransferase: MTPNSSRPSLLILASTYPARVGDGTPSFVRDLAVGLAASFEPFVLIPAVPDGAAEEHGDGIRVRRFRFFFRRWEDLAAGAILENVRSRKSRMLQVPFFMAAQFFAVRRAVRSERPAVLHAYWIIPQGLVARWAAPRVPLVVTTLGGDLYALGDPVSRALKRSVLRHARAVTVMNADMRERAIALGASPNTTHVMPMGAQVAQFADAAAGRLSRAADGPVRLLAVGRLVEKKGFHLLLKALAQIDPATWHLTVVGDGPERHGLEEAAADLPVAFVGQLTREALTHADAEADVAVFPSVRAASGDQDGLPVALLEAMASGCAVVVSDLPGLDEAVEPGVSGLSVPSGDVTALRDALATIIGDAPLRASLGAGAALRAQSFDVATVADAYAGALEAAIRS, encoded by the coding sequence ATGACCCCGAACTCCTCGCGACCCTCGCTTCTGATTCTCGCGTCGACTTATCCCGCGCGGGTGGGCGATGGAACGCCCTCCTTTGTCCGGGATCTGGCCGTCGGGCTAGCCGCCTCTTTTGAGCCGTTCGTTCTCATTCCCGCGGTTCCGGACGGCGCGGCAGAGGAGCACGGCGACGGCATTCGTGTGCGCCGCTTCCGCTTCTTCTTCAGGCGTTGGGAGGACCTCGCGGCGGGCGCGATCCTGGAAAACGTGCGCTCGCGCAAGTCGCGAATGCTGCAAGTGCCCTTCTTCATGGCCGCGCAGTTTTTCGCCGTGCGCCGTGCGGTGCGCAGCGAGCGGCCTGCGGTGCTGCACGCGTATTGGATCATCCCGCAGGGCCTCGTGGCGCGCTGGGCCGCGCCCCGCGTGCCGCTCGTCGTGACGACCCTCGGGGGCGACCTGTACGCGCTGGGCGACCCCGTGTCGCGCGCGCTCAAGCGCAGCGTGCTGCGCCATGCCCGCGCCGTCACCGTGATGAACGCCGACATGCGCGAACGCGCCATCGCGCTCGGAGCGAGCCCCAACACCACGCACGTGATGCCCATGGGCGCGCAGGTCGCCCAGTTCGCCGACGCCGCGGCCGGGCGCCTCTCGCGCGCAGCCGACGGTCCGGTACGGCTCCTTGCCGTCGGCAGGCTCGTGGAAAAGAAGGGCTTCCACCTGCTTCTCAAGGCGCTCGCGCAGATTGACCCCGCCACGTGGCACCTCACCGTCGTGGGCGACGGCCCAGAGCGGCACGGCTTGGAGGAGGCCGCTGCTGACCTCCCGGTCGCGTTCGTTGGTCAGCTGACTCGCGAGGCGCTTACCCACGCTGACGCGGAGGCCGATGTCGCCGTGTTCCCCTCCGTGCGTGCCGCGAGCGGCGATCAGGACGGCCTGCCAGTGGCATTGCTCGAGGCGATGGCATCCGGATGTGCGGTCGTCGTGTCCGACCTGCCTGGGCTCGACGAGGCCGTCGAGCCGGGAGTCTCTGGGCTGTCGGTGCCGAGCGGCGACGTCACGGCCCTGCGCGACGCCCTCGCCACGATCATCGGCGATGCGCCGTTGCGCGCGTCCCTGGGCGCGGGCGCCGCTTTGCGCGCGCAGTCCTTCGACGTGGCCACGGTGGCCGATGCGTATGCGGGAGCGCTCGAGGCCGCGATCCGCAGCTAG